Part of the uncultured Cohaesibacter sp. genome is shown below.
AACAATCAAGGCCGAAGCATCAGCCGGATGCGCACAAGTTTCCTGCGGCAGCTCGAAGGATCACGTCGATCAGTTGCCCGATGCCATCCGGGATCGCGTCAAGAACCATCCTTGCTATTCCGAAGAGGCGCATCACCACTATGCCCGCATGCATGTGGCTGTAGCCCCGGCCTGCAACATCCAGTGCAACTATTGCAATCGAAAATATGACTGCGCCAACGAGAGCCGCCCCGGAGTGGTCTCCGAGCTTCTGACACCGGAGCAGGCCGTGCGCAAGACATTGGCAGTAGCAGCTTCCATCCCCCAGATGACCGTGCTCGGTGTTGCCGGTCCCGGCGACCCACTGGCCAATCCGGCTAGGACTTTCGAAACCTTCCGGATGTTGTCCGAGCAGGCACCCGACATCAAGCTCTGCGTCTCGACCAACGGCTTGTCGCTGCCAGACTGTGTTGACGAACTGATGCAATATAATGTCGACCATGTGACCCTCACCATCAACGCCGTCGATCCTGAGATCGGTGCACAGATCTATCCGTGGATCTATTGGAATAACCGCCGCATGCGGGGCGTCAAGGCAGCGAAGATCCTCATCGAGCGCCAGCAGAAGGGGCTCGCAATGCTCATTGAGCGTGGTGTGCTGGTCAAGGTCAACTCTGTGCTCATTCCCGGTGTCAATGACGAACATCTCATGGAAGTCAGCCGCGTGATCAAGGCCAAGGGTGCTTTCCTGCACAATGTCATGCCGTTGATCACAGAGCCGGAACACGGCACCTATTACGGTGTCATGGGACAGCGTGCCCCGACCCAGCAGGAACTGACCACCCTTCAGGACGCATGTGGGGACATGAACATGATGCGCCACTGTCGCCAGTGTCGCGCCGACGCCGTCGGATTGCTGGGTGAAGACCGGGGTGAGGAATTCACCCTCGCAAAGATAGACACCCTTGATGTGGACTACGCCACCGCAATGGAAACGCGCGCCAGAGTGCAGGCTGACATTGAAGCAAAGCGGGCACAACAGAAGCTGCGGCTTGAAAATCTCAAGGAGCAGATGAAAGCGGCCAATGGCAAGACCCTGTTCACGGTCAATGGTCTTGCACTGCAACCTCAGACAAGCCTGTCGCAACCTGTTTCTGCGATAGCTGCTGGACGGTTGCAGGAGACAGGCCTGCCGGCGGGCTTGCGATCGGTGCAGATGGCTGTTGCCAGCAACGGGCAGGGGTTGATCAACCAGCATTTCGGCTCGGCACGGGAATTCATGATCTATGAGGTCTCGCCAACGGGAGCCCGTCTGATCGGACATCGCAAGACGGCCCAGTATTGCACAGGCCCGGTTCATTGTGGCGATGGTGATGCGGCACTGCCCGAAACCATCGACATGCTCGAGGGCTGCGAAGTTGTGCTGTGCTCCAAGGTCGGCTTCAAACCGTGGGACCAGCTCGAGGCCGCCGGCATCATTCCCAATGGCGAACATGCGGACAAGCCGATCGTCCCAGCCCTGATGGCCGTTTATGCCGAACTGCATGCCTCGGGTGCACTGGACAGGAACCTGACCGCGCGTTCTGGTCAGCAGACCGCCAGCGCCTGAAGAAAGGGACCAGACCATGAGCTATGAAATCACCAGCCTCTGCGTCAATTGCCACGCCTGCATGGATGTCTGCCCGTCGGATGCCATCAGCGCCGGTGCCGAGACGTTCGTGATAGCCGCCAGCGACTGCACCCAGTGTGAAGGCGACTATGCCGTTGCCCAGTGCGCCAGCATCTGTCCGGTGGAGGGAGCCATTCTCAACGAATTCGGAGAGGCTGCCAATCCTCCTGGAAGCCTGACCGGTATTCCGCCCCAACGCATCGCCGAACTCGTCGCACAGGGGATCTTGTAAGGTCATGACTGCGCAGCTCGCGTCCAAACCGGCAGAAGAAATTGCCCCTGGAGTCCACTGGATCGGCGCGTTCGATCCGGATCTGCGCACCTTTGATCTGATCCTGAAGACGGCGAACGGCACAACCTACAACGCCTATCTGGTCGAAGGGGCTGAGGGTGTCGCCGTCATCGACACGGTGAAAGAGGAATTCTCGGACCAGTTTTTTGCTCGATTGGAGGCGGTAACCAGTTATGACCGGATCAGGGCCGTCGTCCTCAATCACCTCGAGCAGGACCACGCCGGAGCCCTGCCGGAGCTGATGCGCCGAGCGCCACAGGCGCATATCTATGTTTCCCAGCGTGGTCTCAAACTGCTGCAGGCCACCCTCAAGGATGCGCTCGATACCTATGCCTTTACCCTGACCGATGATGGGGATCGGCTCGATCTCGGCGGACGGACGCTCAGCTTCGTTCACACGCCCTATCTGCACTGGCCAGAGACAAAATGTACCTTTCTGGTTGAAGATCGGATCCTCTTTTCCTGCGATGTGTTCGGCGCCCATTTTTGCGACGGGCGGTTCTACAATGATCTGGTCGGCGATTTCCGCTTTTCCTTCGAATATTATTTCAAGCACATCATGCGCCCGTTCAAGAAATGGGTGCTGTCCGCCATGGATAAGCTCGAGCCGCTTGCGCCGCTGATGATCGCACCTTCACATGGCCCGATCCTGCGCCATCGGCCGATGGATTACATCAGGAGCTATCGGCTGCTCTCCGGCTCGCACTTGCCCAACGAGGTTGCCGGCAAGGACAAGAGCCTGCTGATCTTCTACATGAGCGCCTACGGCGCCACGGCCGACATGGCCCGGTCCGTCTACGAAGGCGCAAGTGCCGTCGAAGGGGTGCGCGTTTCCCTCTATGACCTTCAGGGCGGAGAAGTGGACCCCTTCGTCGATCTCATCGAAGAGGCTGATGGCCTGATCTTCGGCTCGCCTACCATCAACGGCGATGCGGTCAAACCCATCTGGGACCTGCTTGCCTCGCTAGTCGCCATCGAGACCCGCGGCAAGGTCGGGGCCGCCTTTGGTTCCTATGGCTGGTCTGGCGAAGCCGTGCCGATGATCGAGGATCGGCTGCGTGGCCTCAAGATGCGCGTTCCGGAAAAGGGCAAGCGCATCAAGTTTCACCCCACAGAACAGGAGCTGGAAGACTGCCGCGACTATGGCCAGTCGATTGCCGAGCTGCTGGCTGGCAAGGCAAAGCCGAAAGTCATCGACTTTGCTTCACTCTGAATGACAAAGGACCAAGGAGACAGAAATGGCAAAAGGAAAACTGACATTTGCTGACATTGACGTGTCGGTTACCGTTCCCGCAGGAACGCGGGTAATCGAAGTGTCGGAAAAAGTCGGCGCCGGGATCATCTATGGCTGCCGTGAAGGCGATTGTGGCACCTGCCTGATGAAGGTGGAAGAAGGTATGGAATACCTCTCGGAGCCGACCGTTCTTGAAGACAAGGTTCTGAAAGAGAACATGGCTGGCAAGGACATGCGCTGCGCCTGTCAGGCACAAGTAATCGGCGAAGGCGAAGTCAAGGTCAAACCGGCCTGACAAACCCATGGGCAGGGCAGAGCCGCCCAGCCTCGAAAATCCGCAAGGGACCTTTCTGCATATCCTCTTGACCCGAAGGACCAGGTAGAATGCCAAAGATCATTTTTCAGCATCCCGAATTCGAAGAAATGGAAATCTACGCCCCGGCCGGCAGCCACAGGAAAACCGTGCTGGAGCTCGCCAGGGAATACAAGGTGCCGATTCATTTCGACTGTGGCGACGGGGAGTGTGGCTCCTGTGTCATCCATGTGACCGACGCCGACGGTGGGCCGACCCACATGGGCGTGCACATGACCGACAAGGAAAAGACAGTTCTGCAGGAGCTTGGCAAATTGACCAGGGACGAACTGGAGAAGGTTGTCGTCAATGACATGCCCAGCGAATGGCGCCTAGCGTGCCAGATGATCGTTCGCGATGAAGATATCCGCATCACCTACGAGAGCGCATGATGTTCATTGCACGGGAAGACAAGGAGGACGGCCCCGTCCTCCCCAACCATCAGGCGCTCTACCAGCGCCTGATGATCTATGCCACAGGGTCGGGCAACGGTCCGTTTGTGGCGCAGATGCTGTCGAGCTGGATGACCGGACGTGGCAGTCTGCCCCGGTGCATGGGACTCGATGAAGACCGGATCAAGGCGATGGTGGTCGGACTTTTTCCCGGATATCACGCAGTCGAACTCCAGTCCTGCCCGGATGAGGAGCCTGATCGCGCAAGTGAACTTGATGACGTCCGCTCACTCTTGCTTGCCCATCGCAGCAATCGTTCCGACGAGGAATTCTGGATTGCCGATATCGTGGCGACAGGCTGCATGGGGGATGATCATCTCTGGTCGGATCTCGGGCTGTTCGAGCGCAAATACCTGAGCGAGATGCTTCTCTACAATTTCAGGCCTCTGGCAGAGCAGAACACCAACAACATGCGCTGGAAGAAATTCTTCTACCGTCAGCTTTGCGCCCGGGAAGGGTTCATCCTGTGTCGTTCGCCCAGTTGCGAAAGCTGCTCGGAATTCTCGGAATGCTTCGCCCCGCAAGAATGCGAGCAAAAGAAATAGCCAGTTTGGCTTTTCTTAGGGGGCTGTGGGAGAAGGAGACGGATCCGCAATGATGTCCGTTGCCGTATCGGCGAGGGAAATTTCAAATCCGGTCGCTTTCAGATAGGATGCAAGCGCATTGTCCATCATCACAGCATGAACATCGAACCACCGCGGCAAATCCTCGACAAAAGCCCGGCCAAAGGCGATCTTGCCAGCCTGAACCTTTTCGTTGATGTAGCTCATCTGCTTGAGGACTCTTGCGTGCTCGTGCCGGTGTTCTTCACATCCGTTGAAGCCGCTTTCCTCCATGATTCTCTCTTCGATCGCAAAATGCTCTTGCGTATGATCCAGCAACTGGATGAAAAGTGATTTGAAAATGGAAGGGTCGAGGGTCTCCCCCAACCGGTTTACGATGAGCGTGAAGCCCTGATGGATATCATCCATCTCCTCGACGCCCACAAGATGCTTGCCTTCGTCCCACTCGATTAATGCCATATTGTGTCCCCACACACTTTGGAATTACTATATCTATACCACAGAGTGAATAGATACGGGAATACCCGCTGCTTCAAGAAAGTCGGCAATATCCAATTCCATGATTTCAATTGCCTTTTTCTTGCAATAGCGGCGTTCTTTGTCTGTAGGTTCCTTGATCAACGCCCAGCCGGCGGACTCATTCGCGCCAAAGGTGATGTCCGACATCACCATCCGTTCGGTATCGCGTGTGAAGCGCATTCCCAGAAACAGATACTGCTTTCCCTGTCTGTAGCTCTTGAGGAAGGGCGGCACACCGAACCCGCCCATCAGTTCGGTGAGATAGTCGACAAAGTCGGCGTCCGAGGCGATGTAGGTCGGCTGCGGCTCTGGCGACCCAAGCGGCTTGAACAGGATCGGCAGATCTGATGTGAGTGCCTCTGGTTCTATCGGCTGATAGGTCTTGCCGTCATGGTGGTGAATGATGAAGCGATTGTTCGTCCCGCCGATCCGGGCGATGCCGCGCACCAGATAGTGGGGCTTGTCGGCAAAGCCCTGTTGCAGCTGCAGGTCCCGGTTGATGTCGATGACATAAGGCGGCGCGCAATCCCTGATCCAGTCATGCAGGGCAGCCCGTGTCCATTGCTGCTGCTGGTAGAGCTGGGTGAGGAATTGTTCGATGAAACGGCGACCGCGCTTGAGTTCCAGGTTCATCGCTGCTCGGGAGAATTCATACATCAGCTTTGGTGCCATGGGGCGGCCCTTGTTCATGGCAAGGATCAGGCTGTCGCTGCTCGCAGGCATAGGCTCGCCTGTTGTGTTGTTGGTCACATCGAACAGTGCTCCGGGGCCAAGATAGGGGATGACGTCGCCGCTGCCGACTTTTCTCACGATCTCATCTAAGAGTGCCTTGGTCATGACTGTGCCTGCCATTCTGTTGTTGGTGCAATGTCTGGTTCCTTAAGACAAGCAAGAAGCAAACCAAGTCATGAAATTCATTTAAAACATTGAAATTGATTAGATAATTGAAGTTTTGAGGAGTGTCGTGTTTACGACAACGGCTGCCCTTGTCGAGGCGGGCATGGCGCAATCAGTGTCGTTTGTCGCTTTTCTGCAAGCCGTGAGAAAACACGACAATATTGGCAAACATTCTGTCGCCTATACGACAAAGAGCCTTTTGTCATGTCGGTGTTCTGACGCAACGAAAAGACACCCGGAGAAAATTATTATCACATGAAATCAAATGGTTAATTGCTAATTTCAAAACTGGCACACCCTTTGCAATTCCCTTTGGCAGACACCGTTCTGCGAACCCTTTTTGTTTGTGGGACATTCGGAACTCAACAAGCCTTAAGGAGAAGACCTATGGCACTTCGTCAATGCGCAATTTACGGCAAGGGGGGCATCGGTAAGTCCACCACCACGCAGAACCTCGTTGCTGGCCTCGCAGAGCTTGGCAAAAAAGTCATGATCGTCGGCTGTGACCCCAAAGCAGACTCCACGCGCCTCATTCTGCACGCCAAGGCGCAAACCACCATTATGCATCTTGCTGCTGAAGCAGGGTCTGTTGAAGATCTGGAGCTGGAAGACGTCCTGAAAGTCGGGTTCGGCGACATCAAATGTGTTGAGTCCGGTGGTCCGGAGCCAGGGGTTGGCTGTGCAGGGCGCGGTGTTATCACGGCCATCAACTTCCTTGAGGAAGAGGGTGCCTATGAAGACGACCTCGACTTCGTTTTCTATGACGTGCTCGGCGACGTTGTGTGTGGTGGCTTCGCCATGCCAATTCGTGAAAACAAGGCACAGGAAATCTATATCGTCTGCTCCGGTGAGATGATGGCCATGTATGCCGCCAACAACATTTCCAAAGGCATCGTGAAATACGCCAACTCCGGCAGCGTGCGCCTGGCAGGCCTTATCTGCAACTCCCGTAACACCGACCGCGAAGACGAGCTGATCGAAGCGCTGGCTGCCAAGCTTGGCACCCGGATGATCCACTTCGTTCCCCGCGACAACGTCGTGCAGCACGCGGAAATCCGTCGCATGACCGTGATCGAATATGATCCGAAAGCCAAGCAGGCGCAGGAATATCGCGATCTGGCCCAGAAAATCATCGACAACGACCGCTTTGTCATTCCCGAACCGATCTCCATGGATGATCTGGAAGATCTGCTGATGGAATTCGGCATCATGGAAGTCGAAGACGAGAGCATCGTCGGTAAAACTGCCGACAGCGCTGTGGCCTGAGCCCCAAAGCATTCACTTTGAACTGTTGATCAAGGTGTGGGGCGGATTGGCTCCCACCTTAGAACGGGAAAATGAATATGTCTGAAATGACAAAAGAACAGACCGAAGCGCTCATCCAGGAAGTGCTCGAGGTCTATCCGGAAAAAGCCAAGAAAGAGCGCGCCAAGCATTTGACGACCAACGATCAGGCGGTCGAGAAGTCAAGCAAATGCATCACCTCCAACCGTAAGTCCCTTCCGGGTGTGATGACCATCCGCGGCTGCGCCTACGCGGGCTCGAAGGGCGTGGTCTGGGGGCCGGTCAAGGATATGGTCCATGTTTCCCATGGACCGGTTGGCTGTGGTCAATACTCCCGTGCTGGTCGTCGCAACTATTATGTCGGCAACACCGGGGTTGATACCTTCGGCACGATGAACTTCACCTCAGACTTCCAGGAAAAGGACATCGTCTTCGGCGGCGACAAGAAGCTCGCCAAGATTGTCGACGAAATCGACATGCTGTTCCCGCTCGCCAAGGGCATTTCCATTCAGTCCGAATGTCCGATCGGGCTCATCGGTGACGACATCGAAGCGGTAGCCAAGACCAAGAGCAAGGAAACCGGCAAGACCATCGTTCCCGTCCGTTGCGAAGGCTTCCGCGGCGTTTCCCAGTCTCTGGGCCACCACATCGCCAACGACGCCATCCGCGACTGGGTGATCGATCCGGCCACCGGCAAGGAGTTTGCCTCGACCGAGTATGACCTCACTATCATCGGCGACTACAACATCGGTGGCGACGCCTGGGCATCCCGCATTCTGCTTGAGGAAATGGGGTTGCGCGTCATTGCCCAGTGGTCCGGTGACGGCACGCTGGCAGAAATGGAAAACACGCCAAAGGCCAAGTTGAACCTGCTGCACTGCTACCGCTCCATGAACTACATCTCCCGCTACATGGAAGAGAAGTTCGGTATCCCCTGGATGGAGTACAACTTCTTTGGCCCGACCAAGATCGAGGAATCCCTGCGCGCCATCGCGGCCCAGTTCGATGACAAGATCAAGGAAGGCGCAGAGCGTGTCATCGAGAAATACAAGCCGCAATGGCAGGCGGTGGTCGACAAATACCGCCCGCGTCTGGAGGGCAAGCGCGTCATGCTCTACGTCGGCGGTCTGCGTCCGCGCCATATCATCGGTGCCTATGAAGACCTCGGCATGGAAGTGGTCGGCACGGGCTACGAATTCGCTCATAACGACGACTACGACCGCACCATCAACGAGATGGGCAATGCGACCCTGATCTATGACGACGTGACCGGCTACGAGTTCGAGGAATTCGTCAAGCGCGTCAAACCGGATCTCATCGGCTCGGGCATCAAGGAAAAATACATCTTCCAGAAGATGGGCATTCCATTCCGCCAGATGCACTCCTGGGATTATTCTGGCCCATACCATGGCTATGACGGTTTCGCGATCTTTGCGCGCGACATGGACATGACCCTCAATAATCCGTGCTGGGACAGCATGACCCCGCCCTGGAAGAAGCTGGGTGAAGAGACGGCCATTGCCGCGGAATGATCCGGCATCAGAGACATCAATTCTCTCCAACACTTCGTGAGTTCACAGATTGGTGGCGCGAAGGAGGACCAAATGAACCAAGTCGTTGACAATATCAAACCCAGCTTCCCCCTGTTCAAGGAAGAGGACTACACCACGTCGCTGGGCAACAAGCGGGCTCTGTTCGAAGAAAAGCACGATCCGTCCAGGATTGACGAGATTTTCGAATGGACCACCTCCGAGGAATACAAGGAGCTGAACTTCTCCCGCGAGGCTCTTACCATCAACCCGGCCAAGGCCTGCCAGCCGCTCGGCGCCGTTCTCTGCTCGCTCGGGTTCGAGAACACCTTGCCCTATGTGCATGGTTCGCAAGGGTGCGTGGCCTACTTCCGCACCTATTTCAACCGTCACTTCAAGGAGCCGGTCGCCTGCGTATCCGACTCCATGATCGAGGACGCTGCCGTGTTTGGCGGTCAGAAGAACATGTTCGACGGTCTGGAAAACGCCCGCGCGCTTTACAAGCCGGACATGATCATGGTCTCCACGACCTGCATGGCCGAAGTCATCGGTGATGACCTCAACGCCTTCATCGGCAACTCCCGCAAGGAAGGTCATATTCCGGAAGACTTCCCGGTTCCGTTTGCCCATACGCCGAGCTTTGTCGGTTCCCACACCACCGGCTGGGACAACATGTTCGAGGGCACCATCCGCTATTTCACCCTGAATAGCATGGAGGACAAGGAAGTCGGCTCGAATGGCAAGATCAACATCGTGCCGGGCTTCGAGACCTATCTTGGCAACTATCGTGTCCTGCATCGCTACATGAAGGAAATGGGCGTCGACTACTCGCTGCTCTGCGATCCTTCCGAGGTGCTGGATACCCCCGCTGACGGCAAATACCGCATGTATTCCGGCGGTACCACCCAGGACGAAGTCAAGGACGCGCCTAACGCCAAGGACACCCTGCTGCTGCAGCCGTGGCAGTTGGTCAAGACCCGCAAATTCACCAAGGGCACATGGAACCACGAGACGCCAGCCATCAACATCCCGATGGGCCTCAAATGGACCGACGAGTTCCTGATGAAGGTTTCCGAGATCAGCGGCAAGGAAATCCCGCTGTCGCTGGAGATCGAACGTGGTCGCCTCGTTGACATGATGACCGACAGCCATGCCTGGCTGCATGGTAAGAAATTTGCCATCTGGGGTGATGCCGACTTTGTCATGGGGCTGGCTGGCTTCCTTCTGGAACTGGGAGCCGAGCCGACCCATATCATCTGCCACCACGCCAACAAACGCTGGAAGAAGGCCGTGGATCAGATGCTGGCCGACAGTCCCTATGGCAAGGATTGCGAAGTGCATGTCGGTGCCGACCTCTGGCATCTGCGTTCCCTGATCTTTTCCAAGAAGCCGGACTTCATGATCGGCAACTCCTACGGCAAGTTCATTGAACGTGACACCCTCAAGAAGGGCGAAGACTTCCATGTGCCTCTGATCCGCATCGGCTTCCCGATCTTCGACCGTCATCACCTGCATCGCTCAACAACGCTGGGCTATGAAGGCGCCATGACCATCCTGACGACGCTGACCAACGCCGTTCTGGAGAAGTTGGACAAGGACACCATGAAGATGGGCGTCACCGACTATAACTACGATCTGGTGCGTTAAGCATCGGCCAAATACCACTCCCTTCCGCCCTGCGTCACCCTTCTGGTAGCGCAGGGCGCGAGAGGTGACAAGGAGACCGAAATGCCAAACGTGATGCTCAGATACAACGACAAGGGCGAGTTGCTGTTCTATGTGGCCAAGAAGGATCTGGAAGAGGTGATCACCTCGATCGAGACCGATGACGGGGCCTCCTGGGGCGGTACGGTGGAGCTTTCCAATGGAGACAGGTTCTTCATTGATCCGATTTCCCCACCACCTGAATTTCCGACGACCCTGCGTTTCAAACGCGGATAGCCAGTCCCCGGCACGTCGCGCTCAGGCTTTGCTGCGATGCTCCCTGAAAGGGGCTCGGGCAGGGCAGGGTGAGGCGAGCCGGACACACGAGATGAGGCAAAGAGGCCATCCGGCATTGACCCGCCAGGTCTGAACCCGACTTTGCCTTGCCCAAAAGGAGATAGACCATGGCAATGATGATCAACGCTGATATCTGCACAGCCTGTGGCGATTGTGAAACCACATGCCCAACCAACGCAATTTCCCCGCGCAAGGGCGTCTATTACATCGATCCGTCGCTCTGCAATGAATGCGAAGGGGCTCACGATAGCCCCAAATGCATGGAAGGCTGCTTCGAGGAAGATTGCATCGTTCCTGCCTGATGGCCGGAAAGCTGAAACTCGAGGGGAGGGGCGCGAACTTCGCCTGCAGCCTGTTGTTCCTAACTGGGTTCGCGTCCCTTTTTTCTTTCATTGACAACGACAAGATGATCGGAGGTCTGCCATGAATGCTCCTCTGTCGCGCGAGCTGGCCTTGCGCATTGGCCTTGCGGCGAACGACTTGCCCGGAATCGATGCCGGGACACTGATTTCCATTCTCGGAGCTGCTGTCGGCTTGCCGATGAGCGAGGAGAAATTTGCCAATCTCGGCATGAAAACCTTTCGGCAGGCTGGAGGGGAAGCCTTCATCAAACTGCCGGTCGACGCGCTGAAGGCGGCATTGCGCATCCTCAAGGGCGATGGTGTCGCTGAAAGCGAGAGTGTTGAAGTGCTGCCGGTCGATGCCTATGCCGATGGTGACATGCCCGGTTCCATCCGCATCGCCTGTGCCTCCAATTCCGCCGAGGAGCTGGACGGACATTTCGGCTCCTGCCGACGTTTTCTCGTCTATCAGGTATCAGCAACCGAAGCACGGCTCATCGATGTCCGTTCGGCCAGTGAACCCGATGACGTGGAAGACAAGAACAAGTGGCGCGCCGCACTGATCGCCGATTGTGATGTGTTGCACGTGATCTCCATCGGCGGACCTGGCGCCGCCAAGGTCGTGCGTGCCGGTATCCATCCCATCAAGCTGCCTGCGGGGCGACAGGCTCGCGACATCGTTGCCGATCTGCAAAAAGTGTTGGCAGGCTCGCCGCCGCCATGGCTGGCGCGCGTGATGGGACAGGAAGCGAAAACATTGACGCCCTTTCTTGAGGAAATCGAAGAATGATCGATGCTGCGCTGCTGGATGATGTGAAGGAGGAAGTCATTGCGCATGGTCTTGACCAATCGGTTGCGGCCCATTTGCGCAACAGATGGCCAGAGGTGCATTTCACCTTTTGTCAGGACGACGACATTGTCGCAGCGCAGCCGATCAGC
Proteins encoded:
- the nifT gene encoding putative nitrogen fixation protein NifT, with amino-acid sequence MPNVMLRYNDKGELLFYVAKKDLEEVITSIETDDGASWGGTVELSNGDRFFIDPISPPPEFPTTLRFKRG
- a CDS encoding 4Fe-4S binding protein, with the protein product MAMMINADICTACGDCETTCPTNAISPRKGVYYIDPSLCNECEGAHDSPKCMEGCFEEDCIVPA
- a CDS encoding dinitrogenase iron-molybdenum cofactor biosynthesis protein codes for the protein MNAPLSRELALRIGLAANDLPGIDAGTLISILGAAVGLPMSEEKFANLGMKTFRQAGGEAFIKLPVDALKAALRILKGDGVAESESVEVLPVDAYADGDMPGSIRIACASNSAEELDGHFGSCRRFLVYQVSATEARLIDVRSASEPDDVEDKNKWRAALIADCDVLHVISIGGPGAAKVVRAGIHPIKLPAGRQARDIVADLQKVLAGSPPPWLARVMGQEAKTLTPFLEEIEE
- a CDS encoding DUF6129 family protein; amino-acid sequence: MIDAALLDDVKEEVIAHGLDQSVAAHLRNRWPEVHFTFCQDDDIVAAQPISSYETFNLYLVVGGEGCISFTSVPEQATGVVIAELFDWEG